The following proteins are co-located in the Myxocyprinus asiaticus isolate MX2 ecotype Aquarium Trade chromosome 44, UBuf_Myxa_2, whole genome shotgun sequence genome:
- the LOC127434452 gene encoding cysteine/serine-rich nuclear protein 1-like produces MSGVLKRKYEEVEEDPCYSSSSPSSLSSSAFSEWDSDGESCYSDTLDSSPSNPNSPATSYNTTSILKKAKRTRRGNVQFDQVTVFFFPRCQGFTSVPSRGGCTLGMVQRHSAQRCYTLAEFAVEQRHLRREKLKNRMREEKLEALKLKLTKNGTQASEEADRLTIEDIPEDEIDISGVNLDDGSFLHPYPSKKRHTILKAAGIKKIDKEEKRQLHELRMSREDCGCDCQGFCEPESCSCSLAGIKCQMDHSSFPCGCTKDGCGNTEGRIEFNSSRVQTHYIHTIMKLELEKRLEEHTTENETAFEEKRDCTGHPPESSTVPHTPAFHFSSELVAAGENSCSSDMTDSSSSSGQSEDSEVVKSSQCKQSSLDVDENGLKRILSFSDTDNEDCPVRSRDTEHCNDNCEYKQKKSELSSVGYGIFSTADVSPSDNKLSKSQTDSCMDSSCTAISEHLDENANQGNALFHNGSVPHTPSPSIDHSASYMDLSLSSESDLEFFDGFPCLGPSSLYNSLKEYEHVDNFFQFQLPGYPSLPQAADPGTCLLESLIGLSDSVPEPPATFTDNQMLEDAMKLSVMESVKV; encoded by the exons ATGAGCGGGGTTCTCAAGAGGAAGTacgaggaggtggaggaggaccCATGCTACTCTTCATCCTccccttcctctctctcctcctctgccTTCTCCGAGTGGGACTCCGATGGGGAGAGCTGCTACTCGGACACCCTGGATTCGAGCCCCAGCAACCCTAACTCCCCAGCAACATCATATAACA CCACTTCCATTCTTAAGAAGGCCAAGCGCACACGACGAGGCAACGTGCAGTTTGACCAGGTTACGGTTTTCTTCTTCCCTCGCTGCCAGGGCTTCACCAGCGTGCCCAGTCGCGGAGGCTGCACCCTGGGCATGGTGCAGAGGCACAGTGCCCAGCGCTGCTACACCTTGGCTGAGTTTGCGGTAGAACAGCGTCATCTACGGAGAGAGAAACTGAAGAACAGAATGAGGGAAGAGAAACTGGAAGCTCTAAAGCTGAAG CTTACCAAAAATGGTACCCAAGCGTCCGAAGAGGCTGACAGACTGACTATTGAAGACATCCCCGAGGATGAAATCGACATTAGTGGAGTAAACTTGGATGATGGTTCCTTCCTGCATCCTTACCCTTCTAAAAAAAGACACACCATCCTCAAAGCAGCTGGCATTAAGAAGATCGATAAAGAGGAGAAGCGACAACTGCACGAGCTGCGTATGTCAAGGGAGGACTGCGGATGTGACTGCCAGGGCTTCTGCGAGCCAGAAAGTTGCAGCTGCAGTTTGGCTGGGATCAAGTGTCAG ATGGACCACTCATCATTCCCATGTGGATGCACTAAAGACGGTTGTGGGAACACGGAGGGCCGCATCGAGTTCAACTCTAGCCGAGTTCAGACGCACTACATCCACACCATCATGAAGCTAGAGCTGGAGAAGCGTCTGGAGGAGCACACAACAGAAAATGAGACTGCTTTTGAAGAAAAGCGAGATTGCACAGGCCATCCACCAGAGAGCAGCACAGTGCCACACACTCCCGCCTTTCACTTTAGCTCGGAGCTAGTAGCTGCAGGAGAGAACAGCTGTAGCAGTGACATGACCGATTCGTCTAGTTCTTCAGGCCAGAGCGAGGACTCTGAAGTCGTCAAAAGCTCTCAGTGCAAGCAATCGTCGTTAGATGTTGACGAAAACGGACTTAAGAGAATTTTAAGCTTTAGTGATACAGACAATGAGGACTGCCCTGTTAGGAGTAGAGACACTGAGCATTGCAACGATAACTGCGAGTATAAGCAGAAAAAGAGCGAGTTGTCATCTGTGGGGTACGGAATCTTTAGCACAGCAGACGTTTCTCCCAGCGACAATAAGCTTAGCAAGTCGCAAACAGACTCTTGCATGGACAGTAGTTGCACAGCCATATCTGAGCACTTAGATGAGAATGCTAATCAAGGCAATGCTCTGTTCCACAATGGATCTGTACCGCACACCCCCTCGCCCTCCATCGATCACTCGGCCAGCTATATGGACCTGAGCCTCTCCTCAGAATCAGACCTTGAGTTCTTTGATGGCTTCCCTTGTCTGGGCCCTAGCTCGCTCTACAACTCCCTCAAGGAGTACGAGCATGTGGACAACTTTTTTCAGTTCCAGTTGCCTGGTTACCCCAGCCTTCCTCAA